CACTATCCAAAGGATATCGGCAACGGGTAGGATTGGCACAGGCCATCATCCATGATCCGGATGTTTTGATACTGGATGAGCCTACTTCAGGACTGGACCCGAATCAATTGGTCGACATACGGGCCTTGATCAAGGATCTCGGTCGAGAAAAGACCGTGATGCTGAGCACGCATATCATGCAGGAGGTAGAAGCCATCTGTGACCGAGTGATCATCATCGACCGTGGGAGGATCGTTGCCGATAAGGATGCAAAACAGATCGTGCAATCGAGCACGCGTCAAGGTCAACTCATCGAGGTGGAATTCTCAGAAGAGGTCCTCTCAGAGGATCTAAGGACCGTGGAAGGAGTGCGTGAGGTCATGCACGTCCAGGGAAATACCTTCCAACTCGAGGGAGAAGCAGAGAAGGACCTGAGAAAAGCGCTATTCAAATGGGCCGTGGAAAATGATCTCACCATCCTATCGCAGACCGAGAAGCAAAGGAGCTTGGAAGAGGTGTTCAAAGAGCTTACTAAGAAAGGCTGATTTCTTTGGTCTACTTTCCTAGCTTTGCGCTCATTCTATATGAAATCAGCACATGTATCTCTTCACTTCTGAATCCGTTTCTGAAGGTCATCCAGACAAGGTAGCAGACCAGATCTCGGACGCCCTGATCGACAATTTCCTAGCATTTGATAAGGATAGCAAAGTAGCTTGCGAGACTTTGGTCACAACCGGTCAGGTAATTCTGGCTGGAGAAGTGAAATCCAAGGCCTACTTAGATGTGCAGGCCATTGCTCGTGAGGTGATCGAGCGCATCGGATACACCAAGAGTGAATACATGTTCGACTCCAACAGCTGCGGAGTGTTGAGCGCCATCCATGAGCAGAGTCCGGATATCAATCAGGGAGTGGATCGCAAGAAGAAGGAAGAGCAAGGTGCCGGTGATCAGGGGATGATGTTCGGCTATGCGACCAATGAGACAGATAGCTACATGCCTTTGGCCTTGGATATCTCTCACAAGATCCTAGAGGAGTTGGCCGAATTGAGAAGAGAAGGGAAGAAGATACCCTACCTCCGCCCAGATGCGAAGTCGCAGGTCACACTGGAGTATGATGACAACAATCGCCCGGTCAGGATCGATGCCATCGTCATTTCTACGCAGCACGATGATTTCGATACAGAAAAGAAGATGTTGGCCAAGATCAAGAAGGACCTCGTCAACATCCTGATACCTCGTATCAAGAAGAAATACCCCAAGTACAAGAAGCTCTTCAACAGCAAGATCCAGTATCATATCAACCCTACGGGCATTTTCGTCATCGGAGGACCCCACGGGGATACCGGTCTCACCGGAAGAAAGATCATCGTAGATACCTATGGCGGTAAAGGGGCCCATGGTGGAGGAGCATTCTCAGGCAAGGATCCCAGCAAGGTGGATCGATCGGCTGCATATGCTACGCGACATATTGCCAAGAATCTAGTAGCTGCCGGCCTATGTGATGAGGTGCTCGTTCAGGTGTCTTACGCAATCGGGGTAGCAAAGCCCACAAGCATCAATGTAGATACCTACGGTACGGCCAAAGTCGATATGAACGATGGGGAGATCGCTCGGAAAGTGGAGAAGATATTCGATATGAGACCTTATTTCATCGAGAAGCGATTGAAACTTCGCAATCCGATCTACAGTGAGACGGCCGCTTATGGTCATATGGGACGTGAGAGCAAGAAAGTCAAGAAGACCTTCGTCTCTCCGGAAGGAAAGAAGGTGACCAAGGAAGTGGAACTCTTCACTTGGGAGAAACTCGATCACGTCAGCAAGGTGAAAAAGGCCTTCGGACTCTGATTCAGAAGTCCTCCTCTTTCTGTGATATACTTCCTGTTATTCCTTGGATCCGTAGCTGTAGTTCAGGAATGAGCTCCCGCTCGAACCACTCATTTTTCTTCAACCAGATGTTGTTTCTCGGGGAAGGATGTGGCAAGCAGATGGTGCGGTCGAATCGGTCGAGGCCGTAGCGCACGGTATCTGTGAGAGTCTTGAAGGGGTTATCACTCAAGTAGAATTTTTGAGCATAGGCCCCTATGAGTATCGTCCATCGCAGGGCAGGCATCGCTTCCATAAGCGATCGGTGCCAAGTAGGAGCACACTCTTGTCGGGGAGGCAGGTCTCCACTTTTTCCTTTTCCTGGGTAGCAGAAGCCCATAGGTACGAGTGCGAATAACCGAGGGTCATAGAATTTCTCCTCTGAGACTCCGAGCCATTCCCGTAACCTCTTTCCACTGGCATCATCCCACGGTACTCCGCTCTCATGGACTTTGATTCCCGGTGCCTGACCGATGATGACCACCTTGGATGCCGGGTGGGCAGTCACTACAGGTCTTGGTCCAAGTGGTAGATGTTCTGCACAGAGGGTGCATTGCGCTATGTCATCCAAGAGTTTTCTGATTCCTCTAATATGCAGAAATCAGTCCGGAGAGGAATCAGTTGGCGATCACCTCGAATTCCACCCTGCGGTTCTTCTCTCGG
This genomic stretch from Flavobacteriales bacterium harbors:
- the gldA gene encoding gliding motility-associated ABC transporter ATP-binding subunit GldA, whose amino-acid sequence is MSIEVKNISKVYGKQYALDDVSFSIGTGEIVGFLGPNGAGKSTMMKILTTYIMPTYGEAWVGGHHVVDENRAVRKKVGYLPEHNPLYLDMYVREYLSLVAGLHGLAAKKERVEQVIEKVGLNIEAHKKIEALSKGYRQRVGLAQAIIHDPDVLILDEPTSGLDPNQLVDIRALIKDLGREKTVMLSTHIMQEVEAICDRVIIIDRGRIVADKDAKQIVQSSTRQGQLIEVEFSEEVLSEDLRTVEGVREVMHVQGNTFQLEGEAEKDLRKALFKWAVENDLTILSQTEKQRSLEEVFKELTKKG
- a CDS encoding methionine adenosyltransferase, which encodes MYLFTSESVSEGHPDKVADQISDALIDNFLAFDKDSKVACETLVTTGQVILAGEVKSKAYLDVQAIAREVIERIGYTKSEYMFDSNSCGVLSAIHEQSPDINQGVDRKKKEEQGAGDQGMMFGYATNETDSYMPLALDISHKILEELAELRREGKKIPYLRPDAKSQVTLEYDDNNRPVRIDAIVISTQHDDFDTEKKMLAKIKKDLVNILIPRIKKKYPKYKKLFNSKIQYHINPTGIFVIGGPHGDTGLTGRKIIVDTYGGKGAHGGGAFSGKDPSKVDRSAAYATRHIAKNLVAAGLCDEVLVQVSYAIGVAKPTSINVDTYGTAKVDMNDGEIARKVEKIFDMRPYFIEKRLKLRNPIYSETAAYGHMGRESKKVKKTFVSPEGKKVTKEVELFTWEKLDHVSKVKKAFGL
- a CDS encoding uracil-DNA glycosylase family protein — encoded protein: MRKLLDDIAQCTLCAEHLPLGPRPVVTAHPASKVVIIGQAPGIKVHESGVPWDDASGKRLREWLGVSEEKFYDPRLFALVPMGFCYPGKGKSGDLPPRQECAPTWHRSLMEAMPALRWTILIGAYAQKFYLSDNPFKTLTDTVRYGLDRFDRTICLPHPSPRNNIWLKKNEWFERELIPELQLRIQGITGSISQKEEDF